The sequence below is a genomic window from Effusibacillus lacus.
CGATTCCGACAACTGTTGCGCCGTATTCGGCCAAAATCAGATCGTCGTTGGTGAATTGTTTGTGCAAGCGCGCAAGCAGCAATGTGCCAAGACGTTGTCCGCCTGCACGGATCGGAACGATCGTGAGGTTCTTTTTCTTGAACACTTCATTCTCTTCCTTGGAGAATACATAAAAGGGCTCTTTATCTTCAATGTTCTTGACAGTTTCGTCAATTTTCAACAAGCTTTCATTGAAATTCCCCGGAAACCGTTTTTCTACATTCATAATCTGGTTCCATTCCAGGGTCAATTCGTATTCAGCCACCCCGTAACCGAGGATGTTGCCATTTTTCTCTACGATGTAGACGTTTGCCTTAATCATATCACTGAGCATCTTGGCCAGTTCTTTAAAGTCCACACCTTGCAAAGCCGATTTTTGCAACAGTCGATTAAATTCCTGGATTTTTTCCAAAAGAGGCAATTCAGTCACCTGCTTTTCCTATTTATTAAGTTCTGTACACCATATATAAAGTATTCCAAAAAAGAAAAAAATTCAAGTATTTTTCTC
It includes:
- the codY gene encoding GTP-sensing pleiotropic transcriptional regulator CodY, whose translation is MPLLEKIQEFNRLLQKSALQGVDFKELAKMLSDMIKANVYIVEKNGNILGYGVAEYELTLEWNQIMNVEKRFPGNFNESLLKIDETVKNIEDKEPFYVFSKEENEVFKKKNLTIVPIRAGGQRLGTLLLARLHKQFTNDDLILAEYGATVVGIEIMRAQQEEVQLQARNRTVVSMALESLSFSEQEAIHHIFQELEGNEGLLVASKVADRVGITRSVIVNAIRKLESAGVIESRSLGMKGTYIKVLNPLFLEQLEKLHTR